One genomic window of Brevundimonas vesicularis includes the following:
- a CDS encoding ammonium transporter — protein sequence MAAGAANAQDAAPALLGHQAALELDSAGASWLGTSTALVLLMTLPGLALFYGGMVRKKNVIATITQSVGVFAVVSLVWFIAGYSLAFGKNESAGLQPFIGSLNMLFLNGVSLKTANALLPGIPEFLFISFQMTFAIITPALITGAFAERFKYSALLLFTALWSLLVYAPICHWVWGGGFLGSAGVLDFAGGAVVHVNSGVAGLVCAIFLGRRKGYGTEVITAHNPVLTMIGASLLLVGWIGFNAGSAGAANDLMGVALLNTILAAAAAALTWKVVEYIEKKKVSLIGMLSGVVAGLVAITPAAGFVDPKGAVIIGLIAGPACYASSVWIKKLLRYDDSLDAFGIHGAGGLIGALLTGVFATTAINSLSEGANVGAQALGLLWTIVYSAVGTLIILFICKFTTGLRVSEAEEAAGLDTSLHGEALEH from the coding sequence ATGGCCGCTGGCGCAGCCAATGCGCAGGACGCCGCGCCCGCCTTGCTCGGCCACCAGGCCGCGCTTGAGCTGGACAGCGCTGGCGCCTCGTGGCTCGGCACCTCGACCGCCCTGGTTCTGCTGATGACCCTCCCCGGTCTGGCGCTGTTCTATGGCGGCATGGTGCGCAAGAAGAACGTCATCGCCACCATCACCCAGTCCGTCGGCGTCTTCGCCGTAGTGTCCCTGGTATGGTTCATCGCCGGCTATAGCCTGGCCTTCGGCAAGAACGAGAGCGCCGGCCTTCAGCCCTTCATCGGCAGCCTGAACATGCTGTTCCTGAACGGCGTGTCGCTGAAGACAGCCAACGCCCTACTGCCGGGCATTCCCGAGTTCCTGTTCATCTCCTTCCAGATGACCTTCGCCATCATCACCCCGGCGCTGATCACTGGCGCCTTCGCCGAGCGGTTCAAATATTCGGCGCTGTTGCTGTTCACCGCCCTCTGGTCGCTGCTGGTCTATGCGCCGATCTGCCATTGGGTCTGGGGCGGCGGTTTCCTGGGTTCGGCGGGCGTGCTGGACTTCGCGGGGGGCGCGGTCGTTCACGTCAACTCGGGCGTCGCGGGCCTGGTCTGCGCCATCTTCCTGGGTCGCCGTAAGGGTTACGGCACAGAGGTCATCACCGCCCACAACCCTGTCCTGACCATGATCGGCGCCTCGCTGCTGCTGGTCGGCTGGATCGGCTTCAACGCCGGCTCGGCGGGCGCCGCCAACGATCTGATGGGCGTGGCGCTGCTGAACACCATCCTGGCCGCCGCCGCCGCCGCCCTGACCTGGAAGGTCGTCGAATATATCGAGAAGAAGAAGGTCTCGCTGATCGGCATGCTGTCGGGCGTCGTCGCCGGTCTGGTCGCCATCACCCCGGCGGCCGGCTTCGTCGATCCCAAGGGCGCGGTGATCATTGGTCTGATCGCCGGCCCGGCCTGCTACGCCTCGTCGGTGTGGATCAAGAAGCTGCTGCGCTACGATGACAGCCTGGACGCCTTCGGCATCCACGGCGCGGGCGGCCTGATCGGCGCCCTGCTGACCGGCGTGTTCGCCACGACCGCGATCAACAGCCTGTCGGAAGGCGCCAACGTCGGCGCCCAGGCCCTGGGCCTGCTGTGGACCATCGTCTACAGCGCCGTCGGCACCCTGATCATCCTGTTCATCTGCAAGTTCACCACGGGCCTGCGCGTGAGCGAAGCGGAAGAAGCCGCTGGTCTGGACACCTCTCTGCACGGCGAAGCATTGGAACACTGA
- the leuB gene encoding 3-isopropylmalate dehydrogenase, protein MSTAATKTYNIVLLPGDGVGPEVTRAARDVLRVIGDFYGHHFEFAEHLIGGAAIDETGEPLPEATRAACVASDAVLLGAVGGPKWDGGKARPEQGLLAIRKAMGLFANLRPLQVSPVLAHRSPLKKEIVEGVDLIVFRELTGGVYFGEKTRTADRATDLCEYTVPEIERVTRAAFQTAQQRRGKVTSVDKANVMETSRLWREVVTRIHAEEFPDITLEHALVDSMAMHLIRKPREYDVILTENMFGDILSDEISVLGGSIGLLPSASLGAGGPGLFEPIHGSAPDIAGQDLANPVGTILSAALLLRHSLKLEDEADSIEAAVAAVLAAGAVTADLGGALGTRAATEAVIDAIRAIHWAAAHRVQMHWA, encoded by the coding sequence ATGAGCACCGCCGCCACCAAGACCTACAACATCGTCCTGCTGCCCGGCGACGGCGTCGGACCGGAGGTCACTCGGGCCGCGCGTGATGTCTTGCGGGTCATCGGCGACTTCTATGGTCACCATTTCGAGTTCGCCGAGCATCTAATCGGTGGTGCGGCCATCGACGAAACGGGCGAACCCTTGCCCGAGGCGACGCGCGCCGCCTGCGTCGCTTCCGACGCCGTGCTGCTGGGCGCCGTCGGCGGACCGAAATGGGATGGCGGCAAGGCGCGTCCGGAACAGGGGCTGTTGGCTATCCGCAAGGCGATGGGCCTGTTCGCCAATCTGCGGCCGTTGCAGGTGTCGCCGGTGCTGGCGCACCGCTCCCCGCTGAAGAAGGAGATCGTCGAGGGCGTCGATCTGATCGTCTTCCGCGAACTGACCGGCGGCGTCTATTTCGGCGAGAAGACCCGCACCGCCGACCGCGCCACCGACCTGTGCGAATACACCGTGCCGGAGATCGAGCGGGTGACCCGCGCCGCCTTCCAGACCGCCCAACAGCGTCGCGGCAAGGTGACCTCGGTCGACAAGGCCAATGTCATGGAGACCAGCCGTCTGTGGCGCGAGGTCGTGACCCGCATCCATGCCGAGGAGTTCCCAGACATCACCCTGGAGCACGCCCTGGTAGACTCCATGGCCATGCACCTGATCCGCAAGCCGCGCGAATACGACGTCATCCTGACCGAAAACATGTTCGGTGACATCCTGTCGGACGAGATCTCTGTCCTGGGCGGCTCCATCGGCCTGTTGCCGTCGGCGTCGCTGGGCGCGGGCGGGCCGGGTCTGTTCGAGCCGATCCACGGCTCGGCTCCGGACATCGCCGGTCAGGATCTGGCCAATCCGGTCGGGACCATCCTGTCGGCCGCCCTGCTGCTGCGTCACAGTCTGAAACTGGAGGACGAGGCTGATTCCATCGAGGCCGCCGTCGCGGCGGTTCTGGCGGCCGGCGCCGTGACGGCCGATCTGGGCGGCGCACTGGGCACGCGCGCGGCGACCGAAGCCGTCATCGACGCCATCCGCGCCATCCACTGGGCGGCAGCGCACCGGGTGCAAATGCACTGGGCCTGA
- the leuD gene encoding 3-isopropylmalate dehydratase small subunit, translating to MSEPFQVLTSKTVTLSQANIDTDQIIPARFLTTTTREGLGKAAFYDWRYEDDGSEKPEAILNRIDPAEHRILLAGRNFACGSSREHAPWALLDYGFRAVISTEIADIFTSNALKNGLLPIVVSQAVWDDLASQPDQPVTIDLQANQIQRGNAEPVPFGVESFARQCLLDGVDTLGWLQSNMPEIEAYERSKETVR from the coding sequence ATGTCTGAACCCTTCCAGGTGCTGACCTCCAAGACCGTGACCCTGAGCCAGGCCAATATCGACACCGACCAGATCATTCCGGCACGTTTCCTGACCACGACTACGCGCGAAGGGCTGGGCAAGGCCGCCTTCTATGACTGGCGTTACGAGGACGACGGCTCGGAAAAACCCGAGGCCATTCTGAATCGCATCGATCCGGCCGAGCATCGCATCCTGCTGGCGGGCCGGAACTTCGCCTGCGGTTCGTCGCGCGAACATGCGCCCTGGGCCCTGCTGGACTATGGGTTCCGGGCGGTGATCTCGACCGAGATCGCTGACATTTTTACATCGAATGCGCTGAAAAACGGCCTGCTGCCCATCGTGGTCAGTCAGGCGGTTTGGGACGATCTGGCGTCGCAGCCGGACCAGCCGGTCACGATCGACCTCCAGGCCAATCAGATCCAGCGCGGTAATGCCGAACCCGTGCCGTTCGGGGTCGAATCCTTCGCCCGCCAATGCCTGCTGGACGGGGTGGACACCCTGGGCTGGCTGCAATCAAACATGCCTGAAATCGAAGCCTACGAGCGATCGAAAGAGACCGTAAGATGA
- the leuC gene encoding 3-isopropylmalate dehydratase large subunit, with protein MPDPKTLFDKVWDAHVVRSETADTPGVLYIDLHLVHEVTSPQAFSEIEARGLKVRRPDRTYATLDHSTPTLPAGLNGLKPYVTAQAEAQVHTLERNCAAHGVPLAGWDSDDRGVVHVMGPELGLTQPGMTVVCGDSHTATHGAFGALAFGIGTSEVGHVLATQCLLQRKAKAMRVTVDGQLQLGVSGKDVALAVIAAIGFGGGTGYVIEYAGEAVRSLGMEGRMTLCNMSIEAGARAGMIAPDQTTIDWLRGRKHVPADYEAATTEWLKLATDAGAVFDKEVTLDGAAIRPMATWGTTPDAGAPIGSPVPQPQSDSDRKAIAYMGFTAGEATTSQPVDVVFIGSCTNGRLPDLRAAAEVLRGRKVKPGLRMLVVPGSEAVRRDAEAEGLHEVFIAAGAEWRIPGCSMCIAMNGDFVAPGQLAVSTSNRNFEGRQGKDARTILASPATAAATAVAGVLTDPRVFLKEVEHV; from the coding sequence ATGCCTGACCCCAAAACCCTGTTCGACAAGGTGTGGGACGCCCACGTCGTGCGGTCGGAAACGGCCGATACGCCGGGGGTGCTGTATATCGACCTGCACCTGGTCCACGAAGTCACCAGCCCACAGGCCTTCAGCGAGATCGAGGCGCGCGGTCTGAAGGTGCGGCGTCCAGACCGGACCTATGCGACCCTGGACCATTCGACGCCGACGCTGCCGGCGGGGCTGAATGGTCTGAAACCCTATGTCACGGCCCAGGCCGAGGCTCAGGTCCATACGCTGGAGCGCAACTGCGCCGCCCACGGCGTGCCGCTGGCGGGGTGGGATTCGGACGATCGCGGCGTGGTCCATGTCATGGGGCCGGAACTGGGCCTGACCCAGCCGGGCATGACGGTGGTCTGCGGCGACAGCCATACGGCGACGCACGGCGCCTTCGGGGCGCTGGCCTTCGGCATCGGCACGTCCGAGGTCGGTCACGTGCTGGCGACCCAATGCTTGTTGCAGCGCAAGGCCAAGGCCATGCGGGTGACGGTGGACGGTCAACTGCAGCTCGGCGTCTCGGGCAAGGATGTCGCGCTGGCGGTCATCGCCGCCATCGGCTTCGGTGGCGGCACCGGCTATGTCATCGAATACGCGGGCGAGGCGGTGCGGTCGCTGGGCATGGAAGGGCGCATGACCCTGTGCAACATGTCCATCGAGGCCGGCGCCCGCGCGGGCATGATCGCCCCGGACCAGACAACGATCGACTGGCTGCGCGGACGCAAGCACGTCCCCGCCGACTATGAGGCGGCGACGACCGAATGGCTGAAACTGGCGACGGATGCAGGCGCGGTCTTCGATAAGGAAGTGACCCTCGACGGCGCCGCCATCCGGCCCATGGCGACCTGGGGCACGACGCCGGATGCGGGCGCGCCCATCGGCTCGCCCGTGCCGCAACCCCAGTCGGACTCAGACCGCAAGGCGATCGCCTATATGGGCTTCACAGCTGGGGAGGCGACGACCAGCCAGCCGGTGGATGTGGTCTTCATCGGCTCCTGCACCAACGGGCGCCTGCCCGATCTGCGCGCCGCCGCCGAGGTGCTGCGCGGCAGGAAGGTCAAGCCGGGTCTGCGCATGCTGGTTGTGCCGGGGTCCGAGGCCGTGCGTCGTGACGCCGAGGCCGAAGGATTGCACGAGGTCTTCATCGCCGCGGGGGCCGAATGGCGCATTCCCGGCTGTTCCATGTGCATCGCCATGAACGGTGATTTCGTCGCGCCGGGCCAACTGGCCGTATCCACGTCGAACCGCAACTTCGAAGGGCGTCAGGGCAAGGACGCCCGCACCATCTTGGCCAGTCCAGCGACGGCGGCGGCGACGGCGGTCGCTGGCGTGCTGACCGATCCGCGCGTCTTTCTGAAGGAGGTCGAGCATGTCTGA
- a CDS encoding 2-isopropylmalate synthase, whose product MITPESVRVSGVSRTEEIAADPNRVIIFDTTMRDGEQAPGFSMSAQAKVKMAQVLRDLGVDVIEAGFAAASPGDEDCIRRVAGEVEGPIFCSLSRANEKDIDATFRALAPAPKSHRRCHTFIGTSPIHRSAKLKMSTNEVLSTAVRSVEYARSLFDDVEFSAEDAFRTEPEFLADVLEAAADAGARTLNVPDTVGYATPEEVRETYRALAARIKKRHPYVIFSAHCHDDLGMAVANSLAAVEGGARQIEGAINGIGERAGNCSIEEVIMALKVREDRYGVTTGADSRHLVRASKILCEITETVIARNKSVVGINAFAHEAGIHQHGMLADSRTYEIMRPQDVGFEGSWFVLGKHSGRHAIAKRAETIGRPIEGERLAAVVAGFKSRADQIGEINDAELIAIIDRVDGVSEVVAQYA is encoded by the coding sequence ATGATTACCCCCGAAAGCGTACGCGTATCGGGCGTGTCCCGCACCGAGGAGATCGCCGCCGATCCAAACCGCGTCATCATTTTTGACACGACGATGCGGGACGGGGAACAGGCTCCGGGCTTCTCGATGAGCGCCCAGGCCAAGGTGAAGATGGCCCAGGTTCTGCGGGACCTGGGCGTCGACGTTATCGAGGCCGGCTTCGCCGCCGCCTCGCCCGGCGACGAGGACTGCATCCGTCGCGTGGCGGGCGAGGTCGAGGGGCCGATCTTCTGCTCCCTGTCGCGCGCCAACGAAAAGGACATCGACGCCACCTTCCGCGCCCTGGCGCCGGCGCCGAAGTCGCACCGTCGGTGCCACACCTTCATCGGCACCAGCCCAATCCACCGCTCCGCCAAGCTGAAGATGTCCACCAATGAGGTGTTGTCGACGGCCGTGCGGTCGGTCGAGTACGCCCGCAGCCTGTTCGACGACGTCGAGTTCTCGGCCGAGGACGCCTTCCGCACCGAGCCGGAGTTCCTGGCCGATGTGCTGGAGGCCGCCGCAGACGCCGGCGCGCGCACTCTGAACGTCCCCGACACCGTCGGCTATGCGACCCCGGAAGAGGTGCGCGAAACCTATCGCGCCCTGGCCGCGCGCATCAAAAAGCGCCATCCGTACGTGATCTTCTCGGCCCACTGCCACGACGACCTGGGCATGGCGGTCGCCAACTCCTTGGCCGCCGTCGAGGGCGGCGCGCGTCAGATCGAGGGCGCGATCAACGGTATCGGCGAACGGGCCGGCAACTGCTCGATCGAAGAAGTCATCATGGCGCTGAAGGTCCGCGAGGACCGCTATGGCGTCACGACCGGCGCCGACAGCCGTCATCTGGTGCGCGCCTCCAAGATCCTGTGCGAGATCACCGAGACGGTCATCGCCCGAAACAAGTCCGTGGTGGGCATCAACGCCTTCGCCCACGAGGCGGGAATTCACCAGCACGGCATGCTGGCCGACAGCCGCACCTATGAGATCATGCGGCCCCAGGATGTGGGCTTCGAGGGCAGCTGGTTCGTGCTGGGCAAGCATTCGGGCCGTCACGCCATCGCCAAACGCGCCGAGACCATCGGTCGTCCCATCGAGGGCGAGCGTCTGGCGGCGGTGGTCGCCGGCTTTAAGTCGCGCGCGGATCAGATCGGCGAGATCAATGACGCCGAACTGATCGCCATCATCGACCGGGTCGACGGCGTGTCCGAGGTCGTGGCCCAATATGCCTGA
- a CDS encoding ACT domain-containing protein, translating into MSNTIHIQIDRADGSLQRLIGLVERRGFHIDGMALADEGAFRRIALTVRGRDAGRCMDNLGRQIDRLFGVRRISADIIQSEAA; encoded by the coding sequence ATGAGCAACACGATCCACATCCAGATCGACCGTGCGGACGGTTCGCTTCAGCGTCTCATCGGCCTGGTGGAGCGCCGCGGCTTCCACATCGACGGCATGGCCCTGGCTGACGAGGGCGCCTTCCGTCGCATCGCCCTGACCGTGCGCGGCCGCGACGCCGGCCGCTGCATGGACAACCTGGGTCGCCAGATCGACCGGCTGTTCGGGGTGCGCCGCATCAGCGCCGACATTATTCAATCCGAGGCCGCGTAA
- the ilvG gene encoding acetolactate synthase 2 catalytic subunit: MTLMTAAAFKPSAENAPQSGARLLVSTLERLGVEVVFGYPGGAIMPVYDALAGSKLKHILVRHEQGAAFSADAYARKSGKVGVCMATSGPGATNLVTGIANAMMDSVPIVCITGNVAQGLMGTDAFQEIDILGVTLPIVKHSILVRSAAEVPAAIEEAFHIARSGRPGPVLVDLPKDVQFETTADDYGFSIPNETPRVDHDAIAAAEAAIRAAKKPLVYIGGGVKIGGATQALRAFVAATGIPQVSTLNALGTIPTDAPGMLGMLGMHGTRAANHAVQDSDLLIVVGARFDDRATGKLAEFAPNARIVHFDIDASEVGKLRSANVAVVGELREGVEALTARMRSGTALDIQAWADDCAGAAKAGAHRYDAPGEGVYAPAVLKEISEAAGDDFVAACDVGQHQMWAAMHCRFAKPEAHITSGGLGAMGFGLPAGIGAKLADPSATVVTIAGDGGFMMNIQELATLKRYGIPLKIVLIDNSSLGLVRQWQELFFAENYSEIDLSDNPDFVKVAEAFGIEAFRIDRRDQVSDGIQRLLAADGPCLAHVVIDPRDNVWPLVPPGKSNAEMMEGS, translated from the coding sequence ATGACCCTGATGACCGCCGCCGCCTTCAAACCCTCAGCCGAGAACGCTCCCCAGTCGGGTGCGCGTCTGCTGGTCTCCACCCTGGAGCGGCTGGGGGTGGAGGTGGTGTTCGGCTATCCGGGCGGCGCCATCATGCCGGTCTATGACGCCCTGGCCGGCTCCAAGCTGAAGCACATCCTGGTCCGCCATGAGCAGGGCGCAGCCTTCTCGGCCGACGCCTATGCCCGAAAAAGCGGCAAGGTCGGCGTCTGCATGGCCACGTCTGGTCCGGGCGCCACCAATCTGGTCACCGGCATCGCCAATGCGATGATGGATTCGGTGCCGATCGTCTGCATCACCGGCAATGTCGCCCAAGGCCTGATGGGCACCGACGCCTTTCAGGAGATCGACATCCTGGGCGTCACCCTGCCGATCGTGAAACATTCGATCCTGGTCCGCTCGGCCGCCGAGGTTCCCGCCGCGATCGAGGAAGCCTTCCATATCGCCCGGTCGGGCCGACCCGGCCCGGTTCTGGTCGATCTGCCCAAGGATGTGCAGTTCGAGACGACGGCGGATGACTACGGTTTCTCCATTCCCAACGAAACGCCGCGCGTCGATCACGACGCCATCGCCGCCGCAGAGGCTGCGATCCGGGCCGCGAAAAAGCCGTTGGTCTATATCGGCGGCGGCGTGAAGATCGGCGGCGCGACCCAGGCCCTGCGCGCCTTCGTCGCCGCGACCGGCATCCCTCAAGTTTCGACGCTGAACGCCCTGGGCACGATCCCGACGGATGCGCCCGGGATGCTGGGCATGCTGGGCATGCACGGCACGCGCGCCGCCAACCATGCGGTGCAGGACAGCGATCTGCTGATCGTCGTCGGCGCCCGGTTCGACGACCGCGCCACCGGCAAGCTGGCCGAGTTCGCGCCCAACGCCAGGATCGTCCATTTCGACATCGACGCCTCGGAAGTCGGCAAGCTGCGCAGCGCCAATGTCGCCGTCGTCGGCGAACTGCGCGAGGGCGTTGAGGCGCTGACGGCGCGGATGCGGTCGGGCACCGCACTGGATATTCAGGCCTGGGCCGACGACTGCGCTGGTGCGGCCAAAGCCGGCGCCCACCGCTATGACGCGCCGGGCGAGGGGGTCTATGCGCCCGCCGTGCTGAAAGAAATCTCGGAAGCGGCGGGCGATGACTTCGTCGCCGCCTGCGACGTGGGTCAGCATCAGATGTGGGCGGCTATGCACTGCCGCTTCGCAAAGCCGGAAGCCCACATCACCTCGGGCGGTCTGGGCGCGATGGGCTTTGGCCTGCCCGCCGGCATCGGGGCCAAGCTGGCCGATCCGTCGGCGACGGTCGTTACCATCGCCGGCGACGGCGGCTTCATGATGAACATCCAGGAGCTGGCGACGCTGAAGCGTTACGGCATCCCGCTGAAGATCGTGCTGATCGACAACTCCTCCCTGGGCCTGGTGCGCCAGTGGCAGGAGCTGTTCTTCGCCGAGAACTATTCCGAGATCGATCTGTCCGACAATCCGGACTTCGTAAAGGTCGCCGAAGCCTTCGGGATCGAGGCCTTCCGCATCGATCGCCGCGATCAGGTGTCTGACGGCATCCAGCGCCTGCTGGCGGCCGACGGTCCCTGCCTGGCCCACGTGGTCATCGACCCCCGAGACAATGTCTGGCCGCTGGTTCCGCCGGGCAAGAGCAATGCTGAAATGATGGAGGGCTCCTGA
- the ilvC gene encoding ketol-acid reductoisomerase, giving the protein MAITIYTNEDIKPGAIAGQRIAIIGYGSQGRAHAQNLKDSGHDVVAGVRHGGTGWKHATADGVPTAEPAEAVKGADIIAILTPDMVQGDVYRDIIEPNAKEGSALLFAHGFSIIYERITPREDMDVILVAPKGPGDLVRREFQRGRGVPSLFAVEKDVTGKARDRAMGYAKGNGGATGGLLETTFREETETDLFGEQAVLCGGAKELVMQGFNTLVEAGYQPEIAYFECLHELKLIVDLFYEGGISKMHHFISETAKYGAVASGPRVVTEETKARMKTILDEIQDGTFARNWIAENEAGKPQYEAWLKADRESQIEQVGARLRERMAWLNTPKAEAA; this is encoded by the coding sequence ATGGCCATCACCATCTACACCAACGAAGACATCAAGCCGGGCGCCATCGCGGGCCAGCGCATCGCCATCATCGGCTACGGCTCGCAGGGTCGCGCCCATGCCCAGAACCTGAAGGACAGCGGCCATGACGTGGTCGCCGGCGTCCGTCACGGCGGCACGGGCTGGAAACACGCCACCGCCGACGGCGTGCCGACCGCTGAGCCGGCCGAGGCCGTCAAGGGCGCCGACATCATCGCCATCCTGACCCCCGACATGGTTCAGGGCGACGTCTATCGCGACATCATCGAGCCGAACGCCAAGGAGGGCTCGGCCCTGCTGTTCGCCCATGGCTTTTCAATCATCTACGAGCGCATCACCCCGCGCGAGGACATGGACGTGATCCTGGTCGCGCCGAAGGGACCGGGCGATCTGGTCCGTCGCGAGTTTCAGCGCGGTCGCGGCGTGCCCAGCCTGTTCGCCGTCGAGAAGGACGTCACTGGCAAGGCCCGCGACCGGGCCATGGGTTACGCCAAGGGCAACGGCGGCGCGACCGGCGGCCTGCTGGAGACCACCTTCCGCGAAGAGACCGAGACGGACCTGTTCGGCGAACAGGCCGTCCTGTGCGGCGGCGCCAAGGAGCTGGTCATGCAGGGCTTCAACACCCTGGTCGAGGCCGGTTACCAGCCCGAGATCGCCTATTTCGAATGCCTGCATGAGCTGAAGCTGATCGTGGACCTGTTCTACGAAGGCGGCATCTCGAAGATGCACCACTTCATCTCGGAAACCGCCAAATACGGCGCGGTCGCCAGCGGCCCGCGCGTCGTGACCGAAGAGACCAAGGCCCGCATGAAGACCATTCTGGACGAGATCCAGGACGGCACCTTTGCGCGCAACTGGATCGCCGAGAACGAGGCCGGCAAGCCGCAGTACGAGGCTTGGCTGAAGGCGGACCGCGAGAGCCAGATCGAACAGGTCGGCGCGCGTCTGCGCGAACGCATGGCCTGGCTGAACACGCCCAAGGCTGAAGCGGCCTGA
- a CDS encoding dihydroxy-acid dehydratase, with protein sequence MTQNSTSQPRKPNARSAAVTAGPNRAAARSYLRAAGMQDADFDKPMIGIVNTWSTVTPCNMHLDRLAKDVRAGIVAAGGYPVDFNTIVVTDGISMGTAGMKASLISREVVADSIELAIEGHQLDGVVCIVGCDKTIPAAAMALARMDIPGLVYYGGTIMPGVIGTKEVSVQEVFEAIGAHSAGALDDEGLKAVEQAVCPGAGACGGQFTANTMAMALSVMGISPMGANDVPAVDPNKAAEGERCGRLIVERVFSGDTARKYITRASLKNAAVAVSASGGSTNAVMHLTAIAAEAGVEFGVEDCHQACVEAPVICDLKPGGRFLASHLFAAGGTRLVTQRMAEAGKIVNTPTVSGRSLFAEAAEAEETPGQVVVTTFDAPVMDRGSFAVIYGDVAPEGAVIKLTGHKVDTFEGPACVFDSEEDAFHAVQDGSVGEGDVIIIRYEGPKGGPGMREMLQVTAALKGRKIDNVALLTDGRFSGASYGFVAGHVSPEAAVGGPIALIRDGDRITIDVTNRRIDVNVDLATRRAGFTPHVVRPARGVFAKYRASVASAAQGAVTIPNPPPAQVPASHKTNAAQDA encoded by the coding sequence ATGACGCAAAATTCTACCTCTCAGCCCAGAAAGCCCAACGCGCGCAGCGCGGCGGTGACGGCTGGCCCGAACCGGGCCGCCGCGCGGTCGTATCTGCGCGCCGCCGGCATGCAGGACGCCGACTTCGACAAGCCGATGATCGGCATCGTCAACACCTGGTCGACGGTCACGCCGTGCAACATGCACCTGGACCGTCTTGCCAAGGACGTGCGCGCCGGCATTGTCGCGGCAGGCGGCTATCCGGTCGATTTCAACACCATCGTCGTCACCGACGGCATCTCGATGGGCACGGCGGGCATGAAGGCCTCGTTGATCAGCCGCGAGGTCGTTGCCGACTCGATCGAGCTGGCCATCGAGGGCCACCAGCTGGACGGCGTGGTCTGCATCGTCGGCTGCGACAAGACGATCCCGGCGGCCGCCATGGCTTTGGCCCGGATGGATATCCCCGGCCTAGTCTATTACGGCGGCACCATCATGCCTGGCGTGATCGGGACGAAAGAGGTCTCGGTCCAGGAGGTGTTCGAAGCCATCGGCGCCCATTCGGCCGGCGCCCTGGACGACGAAGGGCTGAAGGCGGTCGAACAGGCCGTCTGCCCCGGCGCCGGGGCCTGCGGCGGCCAATTCACGGCGAATACGATGGCGATGGCCTTGTCAGTCATGGGCATCAGCCCCATGGGGGCCAACGACGTGCCCGCCGTCGATCCGAATAAGGCCGCCGAGGGCGAGCGCTGCGGTCGGCTGATCGTCGAACGCGTCTTCTCGGGCGACACGGCGCGCAAATACATCACCCGCGCCAGCCTGAAGAACGCCGCCGTCGCGGTCTCGGCCTCGGGCGGGTCGACCAATGCGGTCATGCACCTGACGGCCATCGCGGCGGAGGCCGGCGTCGAATTCGGCGTCGAGGACTGCCACCAGGCCTGCGTCGAGGCCCCCGTCATCTGCGATCTGAAGCCGGGCGGCCGCTTCCTGGCCTCGCACCTGTTCGCCGCCGGCGGCACGCGTCTGGTCACCCAGCGGATGGCCGAGGCGGGCAAGATCGTGAACACCCCCACCGTCAGCGGCCGCAGCCTGTTCGCCGAGGCCGCCGAGGCCGAGGAAACGCCGGGCCAAGTGGTGGTGACGACGTTTGACGCCCCCGTGATGGATCGCGGCAGCTTCGCCGTCATCTATGGCGACGTCGCCCCGGAAGGCGCGGTCATCAAGCTGACGGGTCATAAGGTCGATACGTTCGAAGGCCCGGCCTGCGTCTTCGACTCGGAAGAGGACGCCTTCCACGCCGTTCAGGATGGATCGGTCGGCGAGGGCGACGTGATCATCATCCGCTACGAAGGGCCCAAGGGCGGTCCGGGCATGCGCGAAATGCTGCAGGTCACAGCCGCCCTGAAGGGGCGCAAGATCGACAATGTCGCCCTTCTGACCGACGGCCGGTTCTCGGGCGCCAGCTACGGCTTCGTCGCCGGACACGTCTCGCCGGAAGCCGCCGTGGGCGGCCCGATCGCTTTAATTCGCGATGGTGACCGCATCACCATCGACGTCACCAACCGCCGGATCGACGTCAATGTCGATCTGGCGACGCGCCGGGCGGGCTTTACGCCCCACGTGGTCCGCCCGGCGCGAGGTGTCTTCGCCAAATACCGCGCCTCGGTCGCCTCGGCGGCCCAGGGCGCCGTCACCATCCCCAACCCGCCGCCGGCCCAAGTCCCGGCAAGCCACAAAACCAACGCTGCTCAGGACGCCTGA